TCTAAGGTAGGTGCTTGGGTGGAGCGTGTTAGGCAGTGCTGTACGAGTTGCGCCTGACGCGTCGCGTTCATCCTGGTAAATATATGTACTTCGACCTTTAATAGTAACAGATGGAGCAACAGGAACGAACAGCAACAGGGAACAACTACTACGATGAAAGAAGCgaactaaaacaaaaactgcagATAAAAGAATGTGGAAATGGTGAAATCCAGTCCAGTCCAGAAAGGTTAGAAAGTAGTGGCAGGTTACGGTAATTGACTTGATTGCTAGTTGGCTTCTTTGAATAGTGAACTAATAGAATGTTGTGTAAACAGTAGATAGGAGGATGTTTAGCAAAATCAATAAGAAAcggacaaaaagaaattcggaATTTTATTTCCCCAAAACGGAAAAACTGCTGTGCTGGTGAAGACACGACGGTGAAGCTTGCTGGGACTTCTATGTCAGCCCCAAATCCGAGCAAATCATCACACTGCGAGCACAAATATTTAATCTGCATCCCTGCCCTTCGAGAAACTAATAGGTAGCTTGACTACTCGTTGCGCATctacgaaaacaaaaaccacaACTACTATAGAGTCATCACTTCTTCACCGAAACAACGATCCGTTGATAGCATCCTAATATTCATGTGGAACATGGGAAGAAACTATGAAGGGATGTATTACCACATTTTGATTCTCATAGCAAGCATGGCACAGTATGTACTTTCATAGCCACAGTACATGGAAAGCGTGTTCAGAAGAAGGTCCTCCAGAAATGTAGAGAATATATTGACGTAATTCTCGAGAAGTAGTACGAATAGAGTACTATAGAGTCATCACTAGAGAGAATAGAGATTAGAGGAAGGCCAAGAAAAGGGATGATTTGGCcagtttttttcgaagtttttcctTATGTCGAGTAATCtaaaatttgtatttgaatcgttttttgttgctttcaaGTTTGAACAACATATTTAGTTGATTATTCTCTGTTATTTCcttaaattcttattttttcagacATCTCGTTCTCCTTTTTCAGATGTGAAAGATCTTCTCGTGAGATGTTATAAATTCCTAGAAATCTGTGGCGATACAAAGATGTAACGGTTGGCTAAAAATGGCATGTCCGTCCCTAATTATCGTAAATTTGCATGTAATTGACATAACTGTTACTTTCGGGGTAATGGCAATTCGTATAAGAGCAATAGGATAGAGCAAGATCCAATATTCAATCCGTATCATCGTTAGActgaagaagaacagaagattttcaaatgtttgatGTACTTAGCGTCCTCAATCTCTTAAACACAATTGGAAGAAATTAGTTCTGCAGCTGGAAAATCTAGTTATGGACTGATTACCACAGAATGTGGAACACTGAATAAAAGTGAAGGTCAATGCGGTGGCTGTTGTGTACGGTACAAAAATTCATACTCTTTTTTCAAGGCTAGTTGCCCTCTGAGCGCACAAACGGTCATTACAGCTGGTCAAATAGTCtggaaggtaaaaaaaaaattagctgcACTGAGTCAAAGTGAACGGGACATTACTCTACGAGTCAGTAGCTTTACTAATACTGCTATAGTAGTATGTTGGTCCTGTGACGATAACACGAAATAATATTGTTCTCTCGAAAAGCAATTAAGTAGATGATGAATAGAGCTATTTCTAGCCGCAATCGATCGCGGCTGATTCATTTAAATGTGTTTCGATAAGTACTGTGGGTACCGCTGTGATGTGGAGCATTGCATCTGTGGTGTCTGGATTCATGAAAAGCGAAAAGCgaaccataaaaaaaaagattaaaaaaaaaaaaagaaaaaaaaaaaggaaagaaaaaaaaatttaattttaagtaaaagaaaagaatgttaaaaaaaagaaaaagaaaatgaaaaaaaaagaaaaataaaagtaagagTATAAAAAGAAGATTAGGGAAAATGAGTAGAAAGTGGGAAAATATGattaaatgaattttgtaGGTGttttaaagtaataaaatttaggaaatataagaaaagagtaaaatgagaaaaagaaaaagagagagaaaaaagagaaaaagagataatttttgctttttccccCCCCCGAGCATTACTGCAGAGAACTTCATTGGATGTCAAGAGAATGCGGGAAATTGTTTCCTATTTAAAATTGAGCAGGAgagattcaaaaatttccgtcCTTTCGCTACGCTTTGATGAAATCCAACCGAGAAGCGGACGTAGCTAGTAATCATGGCCTAGAAATGTGCATAGATTTGATTGCAAGGTTCCCCACGCCCATTTCTAGGCTTCAATTCAAACTGTTCAAACGATACGAAATGCCGAGAAGAAGCAGCTCTTTGATAACCGCTAAGTCCGAAACATAATTTTGAACACaaagaaaagtaattttcGAGGTATTTTATTAGAAGTGGAGTGGAAAAGAATGAATCAAGTAAGtactttttttaacaaatggttttggaaagatttccAACTTAATCTCGAAGAGACTCCTGCCTGTCATCATTTTAGTTCACCTATGGTTTTCATTGCATTTTCATTGCTGCTATCCTCATGGATAGTTAGGAACGTTTGTTCTCGTTTGGACCGTAGAGgacaatttttgattttcgtaCGCCATTGCTTATATTTGATTGgtgatgttgggatctctccacgaatagataggaGTGTTGGTTTTGTTATGGATGACACAATACAACCGTGATTCGATTTGGACACAGAAGATAGAGCGGAGAAGAAGAGCGTCGTGCGAGCGCTCGGAGAAAATCAGAGAGTTCCGGCGGATACGTTGCCGTCGCTCTAGTAAACATAAGTGAGAGCACCTACGAATGGGGCATTGCTTCCCTTTCCTTCAATGTAATCATAGTTTGAACAAAGCCATACTTAAACAACGAATTTCGATCTCGTtgaaaggcatcgccccacgaaatctggagtggtacgggtttcaggtgggtaatgcctttatggggttgtagattgtgaggaagagaGTGATTATGTTCACTTCCTGTATAAGTGTAAACGGaaccgtttcttacgacggcttctgttgcaatgcgcaacgtttgcgccccgcccctcGAGTGCGATttgtccgaatgggttttcggcGAATCGCGGTCGGGAGGGGTGGCGCGCCGCAATAGGGAACGTCGTATGGAACaacgttccggggtcgtcgtCTACACTGTTACACGGAGAGatgtacggaatcacactcttcctcacaatctacgaccccgtataggcatcacccacctgaaacccgtaccaccccagattcgtgaagtgatgcctttaagggcttACTCCCTCAGTCGGATATTGGATTATCGATTATAAAATCGTAGTGTTCGAGAAGTATAAACGGATGAAAGATCCTGAACTgttatttgaataatttcttcGGCTTTATGTTGTCGTTGTGGAGATTCGACACTgccacttttgtttttcttcccttcaGCCATCTTGAGTATTTCTATCCACTTTTCTCCTGCTCCTGCCgatctttctcctttttttctctctctccccAAGCGATGTGCACATTATTCCTTCCGATCACTCCCGTTTCGTTCTTCATGGTCACTCCTGAACTCCATCCTACAttgccttcttctttcttatacTCTTCATAACTAACTTCCAATCCAAAAAGTACCCTTTTTGGGGGTTTCCTTTCCGGGTTTATAGGTCCCAAAGCTTTTTCACTCGCTTACGTTAGTACCACTCTATGCTTGGCACATCCACATTTGATCGCCCGGATTTATCTTCTCCACGTGTAAATACCATTAATACACTACTGTTTCTATATTTCACAGATCTTACAATGAAAGCTCACAACTAAAGGAACTACGCACACAAATCCCAGTCATATATCCTCAAGTCCTAATTGTGACGAAAACTCAACGTTTCTGACTCACTGCCTCAGTAGCCCCTCcgctgccaaaaaaaaaccacagaaaaCAGCTGGAATGTGCAGGAAACTCGTCCGCGTACGTGTTTTACTGGGAGGGTTTGACACGTCATGTGTAACGCACACAAACGCGGTCGGTACATATAAAAGCTCTTTTCCGCGTATAgttccattttcatttgtgGGAAAGTGTTTGAGGTTCGCTTATATGATTCTTCTCATTGTAAATATTCACTTtcgttcatattttttttgtgttcaaatATTCTGTGTTTTCTACTCTTtctacttgtttttcttttcattcttttttaatcGACCACCAGTCAATTCCAGAACTGTTTCTTCACTTTGTATTTATCGCTTAACCAATCGGTTTTCCATGGAGAAATGTCCTGTTAGCGCAAGCTGCTTGAGACGTACCGTTTAAAACTCCAATCTTGCTTGAGTCTGAGAATCGTGCCTTTACCCTATGAAAAGTAAGGCTCATTTGCATGATTTTGTTCAATATTTACAATACTTATTCTATAGTTTACTGTTTTTTATTATCCTCAAAGCGACTTAATGATAACGACCATTGGTGCAATAGATCCCCTGGTCCCTTTGGGATAGGTCTCAGATTGCTGTGAATTAGAGTGTTTActgctgtgaaaaaaaaaacttcctttgAAGAACTATCTCATGTAAGCTAAAGGTaataggagaaaagaagtaagaTGGAGCGTCCAGAAGTAAgtgcgccactgagtgccccgttccaactacattttccccgggGCATATTAGTTCTGCGTATTTTAACAAATGTTATATGTTAAGATACGTTTGAGCGGTTTGGGTGTCCTAAAGTTGCTAGCTCGCCTTCATACAGGCCGCTTTCTTGCACACAAGAAAGAACTGATGAAGTGACATATTTTCCATAATTGTATTTGTAATTGTATTGTAACAGACgttctcttcgaaaaaaaaaagcttgcagAGTTCTGAAACACGAAGTAAACACTTTCGAATACATAATAAGTGAAGtaaatgtatgtgtatgtaaaTCGAGTCGTCTTTGGCAAACCTGATATTAAGGGACAGGATCATAGAAGTTTTACGCATTTCTTCGGCAAATCTTACTAGATGCTGATCAGAAAATTCAACAtggccttaaaggcatcactccacgaatctgaggtggtgcagatttcaggtggggtatttgtatacgggatcgtagattatggagaggggggtgattccgtccatttcttcttaattgtaaaaaacggcccggaagatacggtatcgggcgttctggcgcactattttccacaaggaattcgactggagcgcgccagccttgtgcggcgccgaatcttccggaccgtttttacggcaattaggaagaaatggatggaatcaccctcctctccataatctactatcccttataagaatactccaccagaaacctgcaccacctcagattcgtggagtgatgccttcaacgacatgaaacacgaagTTGTGGAACCGGGTGCACtagagacagcggttggaatcgaggtgggaccatggtgaactgcagagatgggtggtggTAGTGAGAATAGCACGATTCCAATCGGtacgctctaccgcgccgcttcaagagCAGCAGCTTACgtaactgtccgtgcttcatgtcgttttggcccgacttTGTATGTTCTGAGCAGCCCTAATAGGATTTGCGGAAAGAAACACGTctcttaatgaaaaaaaagaaaacaaaaacaaaaacctttaATATTTATCCTTTCAAGAGTCATCATGAATGAGTGAGAAGAGTTCCAtccattgattttattttgcatCGAAATAAAGCGATTGTACTTTGCAGATAGGCTGTACAAACTATTACGAAACATGGCAGATATTCATCCCGGTCTCGTTTTcattattcttgtttttgcgGTACCACTCCAGTTCTACCTATCTCCTTCATCAAGTTCAGAAATCAAGTACTATTTGCAGAGGTTGGTGAAGTTAAGGGATTACTTTGTTTTGctacttcttttattttcaaaatttcctttttttcttcgaacttCTTAGATTCCTTGATTTTTCATCTTAGCTTCTCGCGCTCTCAAGATGTCATTCCACATTTCTGCCATCTTGCGTGTCACCATGGTTAAACAGAGGGTGTCGTGTAGCGACTACTGTTGATAATTGCTCTTATAGTTGTCATAATTCTGTAATTGAGTCGGCTTATCTTTGACATGATCATCGACTGATATCGCTGCCTGATGCGACTATTCACGTCTTCGTTGAAGCGTGCCGCTCTTGAACACAATGGAGCAGAACCTGCTACATCCCcacaaaaagagaaggaaggtTCATTTTTGTTAAGTATTCTGGGAGACCTGAAGTCCATCTTGCCTGAGCTACCTATCAAAGCTGATTATCAAATCAATATCAGTTCAAATCTTCTCTCACGATCTCtttctagaactttttttcggCCAGGTTGCGTTTTCGATGTTGGATCGGAGAGCATCCCCAGAACACGTTAAGGGGGTCTGCAAGTGTCCCCACAACCTGAGCGATAAAACTGTGACGGTTTTGAGCAGCCATTTTGGACGACGGATGGAAATTTTGATCTTTCTTCGCGTCACCTATCGGTACGCAGTATACACTTCAGCGTCACCCTCATTTTTTGCCGCGTCCAGAATTAGCCGTGTAGTCGTCGAGACGGTTTTCTCCTAGCCTTACCACCACCGTTATCCTCACTAGTGCCCACTTCGATACACACTCATGAGAGGCTGAGAAGTGGATAGATAGACGTGCAACTTAATTTCGTAGGAGATGAAAGTCCATAGATACTTGGGTGAAGTGTCTAGCGCAGTACTGTGTTAGGCACATTTTTGCTGTGTATCCTTTCGTAGCTGGTGTTCTTCAGCATGCGTCACAcctaacagaactcatccaaaAGCGTACAAGATCGTCAGATCTCGACAGCAGCCAGAGAATCCTTGGTGCTAGGACGGTATCATCAACATATTGTTGGCTGTTCTTCGCTTGATGTCACCGAGAGTTTTTGTTGTCGGAATTCCCTCATTTTCAGGTTTGCCACGTCGACTGCTCCTTGAGGAGCACTTTTTAGCTTCTTTAGTTGAAGCACTCGACTTAACTTGTGTCGTGAAACCGTACTTTGATAGGAGGGCTAACCATGGTCGTATTCGAGAGGATGATGAATACAAGAGTTCTCAAACTTAATTTCGACTACGTTCTAAAGAATAAGCTCAGGACATTGTCGGACTTCAGTTTG
The Necator americanus strain Aroian chromosome I, whole genome shotgun sequence genome window above contains:
- a CDS encoding hypothetical protein (NECATOR_CHRI.G1796.T1) is translated as MCRKLVRVRVLLGGFDTSCVTHTNAVGTYKSSFPRIVPFSFVGKCLRTVSSLCIYRLTNRFSMEKCPVSASCLRRTV